In Bacteroides coprosuis DSM 18011, the following are encoded in one genomic region:
- a CDS encoding C4-dicarboxylate anaerobic carrier (COGs: COG1288 membrane protein~InterPro IPR018385~KEGG: bfs:BF1046 putative C4-dicarboxylate anaerobic carrier~PFAM: C4-dicarboxylate anaerobic carrier-like~SPTR: Short-chain fatty acids transporter;~IMG reference gene:2504105954~PFAM: C4-dicarboxylate anaerobic carrier): MTKRIPHAYTIISVAILLCAVLSWVIPAGEYDREQILVNGVEKTVIVENSFHLVEQSPQTWQVFSSLLVGFERQAGIIAFLLIMGGAFQVMNVTRSIDIGIFSFLNYTQKFEKHKWMQRIGVNNLIIVSVMLLFSLFGAVFGMSEETIAFTILVMPLAIRMGYDSIVGVCMVYVAAHIGFSGAMLNPFTVGIAQGFSDLPLFSGIEYRLFCWVVLTTLIIFFVLRYAAKIKKNPKASPMYEIDSYWRSKEDSEDIALEYKTTRSSKVVYGLILIALVLFSIQYPYSTFELGGKSSTLLVTPVLTVLYALLGFVGLRKSNHFFILTILAFTIIFLIVGVMAHGWYLPEISGIFLAMGVMAGFADGLKTDSLIKHFQDGAKDMLSAAIVVGLAGGIIQILEDGSIIDPILHGLASLLGETSKVFSLTIMYIIQSLINLIIPSGTAKAALTMPIMAPFSDVIGISRQATVVAFQFGDGFTNMVAPTSAVLLGVLGIAKIPYGVWLKWFFKYLLFFILVGFLLLIPTVTISLNGF, encoded by the coding sequence ATGACAAAACGAATACCACACGCTTACACAATTATTTCTGTAGCAATATTATTATGTGCTGTATTATCTTGGGTTATTCCTGCCGGAGAATATGATCGAGAACAAATACTAGTAAATGGTGTAGAAAAAACTGTAATAGTTGAGAACTCTTTTCACTTAGTAGAACAATCTCCCCAAACTTGGCAGGTCTTTAGTTCTCTACTTGTGGGTTTTGAAAGGCAGGCTGGAATTATTGCATTTCTTTTAATCATGGGAGGAGCTTTTCAGGTAATGAATGTAACTCGGTCTATTGATATTGGTATTTTTTCATTTTTAAACTATACTCAAAAGTTTGAAAAACATAAATGGATGCAACGGATTGGTGTCAATAATCTCATCATTGTGTCTGTAATGCTTCTCTTTAGTCTTTTTGGAGCAGTCTTTGGAATGTCGGAAGAAACTATAGCTTTTACTATTTTAGTGATGCCGCTAGCTATTCGCATGGGGTATGATTCTATTGTAGGAGTATGTATGGTTTATGTGGCAGCTCATATTGGTTTTTCAGGAGCAATGCTCAATCCCTTTACTGTGGGTATTGCACAGGGGTTTTCTGATCTACCTTTATTTTCAGGGATAGAATATCGACTTTTTTGCTGGGTGGTACTAACTACTTTAATCATCTTTTTTGTGTTGCGTTATGCTGCTAAAATAAAAAAGAATCCCAAAGCTTCTCCTATGTACGAAATAGATAGTTACTGGAGGAGTAAAGAAGATAGCGAAGATATAGCTCTTGAGTATAAGACAACTCGTTCTTCAAAAGTTGTTTATGGTTTAATACTCATAGCTTTGGTTTTATTCTCCATTCAATATCCTTATAGTACTTTTGAATTAGGGGGTAAAAGCTCTACATTGCTAGTCACACCAGTCTTAACAGTTTTATATGCTTTACTAGGGTTTGTAGGTTTGAGAAAATCGAATCATTTTTTTATATTAACCATCTTAGCGTTTACCATTATATTCCTTATTGTAGGAGTAATGGCACATGGCTGGTATCTACCCGAGATTTCGGGTATATTTTTAGCAATGGGTGTTATGGCTGGATTTGCAGATGGGTTAAAAACAGATAGTTTGATAAAGCATTTTCAAGATGGAGCAAAAGATATGCTGTCTGCAGCGATTGTAGTTGGCCTAGCAGGGGGTATTATTCAAATATTAGAAGATGGCTCTATCATTGATCCGATATTACATGGCTTAGCTTCATTACTTGGAGAAACAAGTAAAGTATTCTCTCTGACTATAATGTATATTATACAATCCCTAATAAACCTAATTATCCCTTCTGGAACAGCTAAGGCCGCATTGACTATGCCTATTATGGCTCCATTCTCAGATGTAATAGGGATTTCAAGACAAGCGACAGTTGTGGCATTTCAGTTTGGTGATGGGTTTACAAATATGGTTGCACCCACGTCAGCCGTATTGCTAGGTGTATTGGGTATAGCGAAGATTCCTTATGGAGTCTGGCTGAAATGGTTTTTTAAATACCTATTGTTTTTTATCCTTGTAGGATTCTTATTATTGATTCCTACTGTCACTATATCCTTAAATGGGTTTTAG